From one Suicoccus acidiformans genomic stretch:
- the rimP gene encoding ribosome maturation factor RimP, which translates to MDDVLQRYCDIICPIVEAHQAKVYDIATKRLGRTLHLQVRVDKPGRITLDECVAINEAISQRIDELKAGWFGEPFVLDVSSPGAERELTSPEAIQEVIGEYVHLDYFGHQHGETYHEGVLVDVLDEVYILTYNDRGRFRQLRIQKDQVRKIRLAVKL; encoded by the coding sequence ATGGACGATGTATTACAAAGATACTGCGACATCATTTGTCCGATCGTTGAAGCACATCAAGCAAAAGTGTATGACATTGCAACTAAACGACTTGGTCGCACCTTACATTTACAAGTGCGAGTCGATAAGCCTGGTCGAATCACTTTAGATGAATGCGTCGCTATCAATGAAGCCATTAGCCAGCGCATTGATGAATTGAAAGCCGGCTGGTTCGGTGAACCCTTTGTACTGGATGTCAGCTCACCTGGAGCAGAACGCGAATTAACAAGTCCTGAAGCCATTCAGGAGGTGATTGGAGAATACGTGCACCTAGATTACTTTGGCCACCAACACGGCGAAACCTACCATGAAGGTGTCTTAGTCGATGTGCTGGACGAGGTATATATTTTAACTTATAACGACCGCGGACGCTTTAGGCAATTACGCATCCAGAAAGATCAAGTCCGCAAAATCCGTCTAGCGGTAAAGCTGTAA
- a CDS encoding O-acetylhomoserine aminocarboxypropyltransferase/cysteine synthase family protein: MSEQKFETLQIHAGQTVDATGSRAVPIHLTTAYVFNDVDHAAGRFALTEPGHIYTRLNNPTTDVLEARIAALEGGTAAIATASGMAAINLTLLALARQGDHIVSSSYVYGGTDTLLRHTLPNQGITTTFVDTTDLANVRAAIQDNTKAIFVETVGNPDGNIEDIEGLAAIANEFNIPLVVDATFSTPYLTRPIEHNASIVVHSATKFIGGHGTAMGGLIVESGQFNWANGKYPQISEPNETYNGLSFYDAVGPAAFTTYIRATLMRDTGASLSPFNAFLLIQGLETLSLRVERHVENAKKVAEFLDQHDKVAWVKYSGLPSSPYHDLQTKYSPKGAPSIFTFGVKGGHDGAVRFINELELFSLLANVGDAKSLVVHPASTTHAQLTEEEQIAAGVNPETIRISIGLEHIDDILADLAKGLDAI; this comes from the coding sequence ATGTCAGAACAGAAATTTGAAACATTACAGATTCATGCAGGTCAAACAGTTGATGCAACGGGTTCCAGAGCGGTGCCGATTCATTTGACAACGGCTTATGTCTTTAACGATGTCGATCATGCTGCTGGACGCTTTGCCTTAACAGAACCGGGTCACATTTACACACGACTTAATAATCCAACTACTGATGTATTAGAAGCTCGCATTGCTGCTTTAGAAGGTGGTACGGCAGCCATCGCAACCGCTTCAGGTATGGCAGCGATTAATTTAACGCTCTTAGCGCTTGCGCGTCAAGGTGACCATATTGTCTCTTCCAGTTATGTCTATGGCGGAACGGATACCTTGCTACGCCATACCTTGCCTAATCAAGGAATTACGACAACGTTTGTGGATACGACAGATTTAGCGAATGTCCGTGCTGCGATTCAAGATAATACGAAAGCGATATTTGTAGAGACAGTAGGAAATCCTGACGGAAATATTGAAGATATTGAGGGCTTAGCGGCCATCGCCAATGAATTTAATATTCCTTTAGTAGTTGATGCGACCTTCTCGACTCCTTATTTGACTCGTCCGATTGAACATAACGCATCAATTGTGGTCCACTCTGCTACGAAATTTATCGGTGGACACGGTACAGCAATGGGTGGTTTAATTGTAGAAAGTGGCCAATTTAATTGGGCCAATGGTAAATATCCACAAATTAGCGAACCGAATGAAACTTATAATGGCTTGAGTTTCTATGATGCGGTCGGTCCGGCGGCCTTTACTACTTACATCCGTGCCACGTTAATGCGCGATACGGGGGCAAGTCTATCGCCATTTAACGCATTCTTACTTATTCAAGGCTTGGAAACTTTATCCTTACGTGTTGAACGCCACGTTGAGAATGCCAAGAAAGTGGCAGAATTCTTAGATCAACACGACAAGGTAGCTTGGGTGAAATACTCCGGCTTACCATCCAGCCCTTACCATGACTTGCAGACGAAATATTCACCAAAAGGTGCACCATCCATCTTCACATTCGGCGTCAAAGGCGGTCATGATGGCGCTGTGCGTTTCATCAATGAATTAGAATTGTTCTCCTTATTGGCGAATGTCGGTGACGCTAAATCCCTTGTGGTACACCCTGCTTCAACGACCCATGCGCAATTGACGGAAGAAGAACAAATTGCAGCGGGCGTGAATCCTGAGACAATTCGCATTTCCATTGGCCTCGAACATATTGACGATATTCTGGCAGACTTAGCTAAGGGATTGGATGCGATTTAA
- the argJ gene encoding bifunctional glutamate N-acetyltransferase/amino-acid acetyltransferase ArgJ, whose protein sequence is MKFIDGSITSVPGVLASGVHAGFKPDKKDFALIYFPEGATIAGVFTLNKIYAHHVAYCREALKEHTKFKALAVNSGNANACNGYEGYQALLESTHIVADALDILPTEVLPASTGVIGSPFQANLIEGVMAEAKEALSSKGGAEANEAILTTDKMLKHQAYEVEISGQKITFGAITKGSTMIHPNLGTMLSFITTDIQAEQALLNQALGQATKLTFNRLLTDGHTSTNDTVLVCATGQSSVQLTEANYAAFVEALTEVCQDMAQRIAIDGGGSTKFITVQVEGAHSEEEAVQLGKYLARSPLMKATLSRSDPNWGRVSSGIGSSDIEHLDPEAIQVFFESERGSILVWDSNQFVHYLEEDARQIILEQEIVIRIVLNQGEHSASIWTCDMSEDFVEVTSKYARL, encoded by the coding sequence ATGAAATTTATCGACGGAAGTATCACTTCAGTGCCTGGTGTACTTGCAAGTGGCGTACATGCTGGTTTCAAGCCAGATAAGAAAGATTTCGCCTTAATTTATTTCCCAGAAGGCGCGACCATAGCTGGAGTCTTTACACTTAATAAAATCTATGCACATCATGTGGCCTATTGTCGCGAGGCGTTGAAGGAGCACACCAAATTCAAAGCGCTAGCGGTCAATAGTGGCAATGCAAATGCTTGCAATGGTTACGAAGGCTATCAGGCCCTGCTGGAAAGCACGCACATTGTCGCGGATGCCTTGGATATACTACCTACGGAAGTGCTACCTGCCTCTACAGGCGTTATCGGTTCACCCTTTCAAGCAAATCTCATTGAAGGCGTCATGGCTGAGGCGAAGGAAGCCCTTAGTTCTAAGGGTGGTGCAGAGGCTAATGAAGCTATCTTGACAACAGATAAGATGCTTAAGCATCAAGCTTATGAAGTTGAAATCTCCGGCCAAAAAATCACTTTCGGTGCCATCACCAAAGGCTCAACAATGATCCACCCCAATTTAGGTACGATGCTGTCTTTTATTACTACCGATATTCAAGCCGAACAAGCCTTACTAAATCAAGCCTTGGGCCAAGCTACTAAGCTTACTTTCAACCGCCTATTAACCGACGGCCATACAAGTACAAACGATACGGTTTTAGTTTGTGCTACTGGTCAAAGTTCAGTTCAGCTGACTGAAGCAAATTATGCTGCTTTCGTCGAAGCGCTGACTGAAGTTTGCCAAGACATGGCTCAGCGAATTGCCATTGATGGCGGTGGTAGCACGAAATTTATTACCGTTCAGGTCGAAGGCGCACACTCTGAGGAAGAGGCTGTGCAACTAGGGAAGTACCTAGCCCGGTCGCCTCTAATGAAAGCAACTTTGTCAAGGTCTGATCCCAATTGGGGCCGAGTCTCTAGTGGCATTGGCAGTAGTGATATTGAACACCTGGACCCTGAAGCGATTCAAGTTTTCTTTGAGAGTGAACGGGGTTCGATTCTAGTCTGGGACAGCAATCAGTTTGTACACTACCTTGAAGAAGACGCCCGCCAAATTATCTTAGAGCAAGAGATTGTTATCCGCATTGTGCTCAATCAAGGGGAGCACTCTGCCAGTATTTGGACGTGTGATATGAGTGAGGATTTTGTTGAGGTAACGAGCAAATACGCCAGACTTTAG
- the add gene encoding adenosine deaminase, which yields MEKYIEAMPKAELHCHLDGSVPMATLQELATEAGLPSDYVDGVRVPDKCEDLADYLKSFDVILPLLQSKGNLERATYAIIAEVALENVKYLELRFAPLLHQEEGLSLEEIFQAVEAGIERGQRDYDVNVNLLVCCMRHHDEATNLALVEAVANLNPNLVVGFDFAGNEVDGANDHIQPITDQIHQQGYQLTLHSGECGCGHNIAQAVRLGSKRVGHGTAIKDDPALMALAQEQALMIEMCPTSNYQTNAVKTYEELPLLALLERDIPVSINTDNRTVSNTNLTQEFKKVQQLFNLSKEHLDRLSLNAIRHSFALEETKIKVEADMLAFHRK from the coding sequence ATGGAGAAATATATTGAAGCCATGCCGAAAGCAGAGTTGCATTGTCACTTGGACGGGTCCGTCCCCATGGCAACCTTGCAGGAGTTAGCCACTGAGGCAGGCTTACCCAGCGATTATGTCGACGGTGTACGGGTTCCAGATAAGTGCGAAGATTTAGCGGATTATTTAAAATCTTTTGATGTCATTCTGCCTTTACTGCAAAGCAAAGGGAATTTGGAGCGGGCAACCTATGCGATTATTGCCGAGGTCGCTTTAGAAAATGTGAAATATCTTGAATTACGTTTCGCTCCCTTATTGCATCAAGAAGAAGGACTAAGCTTAGAAGAAATCTTTCAAGCAGTAGAGGCTGGGATTGAGCGTGGCCAAAGAGATTATGATGTGAACGTGAATTTGCTTGTGTGTTGTATGCGTCATCACGATGAGGCGACCAACCTGGCTTTAGTTGAAGCCGTGGCGAATTTAAATCCCAATTTGGTCGTTGGTTTTGACTTTGCCGGTAATGAAGTAGACGGAGCCAATGATCATATCCAACCGATTACCGATCAAATTCACCAGCAGGGCTACCAGCTAACCTTGCATTCTGGGGAATGTGGTTGTGGCCACAATATTGCTCAGGCTGTGCGCTTGGGGAGTAAGCGGGTTGGTCATGGTACAGCGATTAAAGATGACCCTGCCCTGATGGCGTTAGCTCAGGAACAAGCACTCATGATTGAAATGTGTCCGACAAGTAACTATCAAACCAATGCTGTCAAGACCTATGAAGAGCTGCCTTTGTTGGCCTTATTGGAGCGGGATATTCCGGTAAGTATTAATACCGATAATCGCACCGTATCGAATACAAACTTAACTCAAGAATTCAAGAAAGTTCAACAGCTGTTCAATCTAAGTAAAGAGCATTTAGACCGCCTATCGCTTAATGCTATCCGGCACTCTTTTGCCCTGGAAGAAACGAAAATCAAGGTGGAAGCAGATATGCTGGCCTTCCACAGAAAATAG
- a CDS encoding homoserine O-succinyltransferase → MPIKIIEGLPVREKLREERIFTIEESRAHTQDIRPLRILILNLMPLKQATERQFLRLLGNSPIQIDVDFLYTASYESSNTPTSYLQEYYQSFDQVKEQFYDGLLVTGAPVEKMPFEDVDYYQELRDIMTWAQTHVFNRYFVCWGAQFALNYYYGIEKELLDEKLFGVYPYRTLNFEHPYVRGFDDVFHVPHSRHTRMNAEQILQVEGLEVLTGHEVFGPDLMVSQDGRDVFIFGHLEYDRETLSLEYHRDLHRGDRIALPENYFPDDDVNRLPVFNWRSHGHLLMHNWINETYQETPYNLEELLSW, encoded by the coding sequence ATGCCCATTAAAATTATAGAAGGCCTACCAGTACGTGAGAAATTACGCGAAGAGCGTATCTTTACGATTGAAGAATCTCGGGCCCACACACAAGATATTCGGCCTCTTCGGATTCTGATTTTAAATTTGATGCCTTTAAAGCAAGCGACGGAAAGGCAGTTTCTGCGTTTATTAGGGAACAGTCCGATTCAAATTGATGTGGATTTTCTATATACGGCTAGCTATGAAAGCAGCAATACCCCCACTTCTTACTTGCAGGAATATTATCAAAGTTTCGACCAAGTTAAAGAGCAATTCTATGACGGTCTCTTAGTCACTGGAGCACCGGTAGAGAAGATGCCTTTTGAAGATGTGGATTATTACCAAGAATTGCGCGATATTATGACTTGGGCACAAACACATGTATTTAACCGTTATTTCGTCTGTTGGGGTGCGCAATTTGCTTTGAATTATTACTACGGTATCGAAAAGGAGCTCTTAGACGAGAAGCTTTTCGGGGTATATCCGTACCGGACGTTAAATTTCGAACATCCTTACGTACGTGGCTTTGACGATGTCTTCCATGTGCCTCATTCACGCCATACGCGAATGAATGCCGAGCAGATATTGCAGGTGGAAGGCTTGGAAGTGTTGACTGGCCATGAAGTGTTCGGGCCTGATTTGATGGTAAGTCAAGATGGACGGGATGTCTTTATCTTCGGGCATTTGGAATATGATCGGGAGACCTTAAGTTTAGAGTATCACCGTGATTTGCACCGGGGGGATAGGATTGCCCTCCCAGAGAATTATTTCCCCGATGACGATGTTAATCGCTTACCGGTATTCAATTGGCGTAGTCACGGACATCTTCTGATGCATAATTGGATTAATGAAACTTATCAGGAGACTCCGTATAATCTAGAAGAGTTGTTAAGCTGGTAA
- a CDS encoding copper-translocating P-type ATPase, with translation MKDTKQEREHIDQLEAETVNQHAHSQHQQGSHGTTHKHPIEDHRSDVQHAAHAQQDAHEQHKTEDTRHGQPKQHVDHSHHHKSHESHVDNEQDGGHESHSHGNHDNHGNHGSHDHHDHHDHHDHHDYHNHHDHHDHHYHHDHHGHHHHHGNFKEIFLKSLPLAIPIMLLSPMMGLKLPFQFTFPYSDILVAILATILFIYGGRPFYTGAIDEFKQKSPGMMALVTMGITVSYVYSVYAVFARYLMGEAVMDFFFEFASLILIMLLGHWIEMKAIGEAGDAQSSLAALLPKEAQVEQADGSIIPKPVAELAIGDIVRVQAGENVPADGRIVRGESRINEALLTGESKPVAKQAGDEVIGGATNGEGTLFVEVTETGDQSFISQVQQLVASAQNQPSRAENLAHRVSGWLFYIALAAAIIAFVAWTAMEGVSSGVTYAVTTLVIACPHALGLAIPLVVARSTSLGAERGLLVKDREALELTTQADIMLLDKTGTLTTGEFKVLQLDVLDDTLSEEELLSLLAGIEAGSSHPIAQSIINYAESEGVEAVSFDEIEVVSGSGLEGSYQGEHYQLISQKAYGKGLAIDPPSGSTVSILVKGEEALGAVALGDELKETTSHLIRVLKEQGIQPVMATGDNESAAKVVAETLDITYYANQSPEDKYQLVEQYQEENQTVIMVGDGVNDAPSLALADVGIAIGAGTQVALDSADVILTQSEPGDIEAFIELSYKTQDKMRQNLWWGAGYNFLAIPLAAGLLAPLGISLSPAMGAILMSLSTVIVAINAMTLSLDEQ, from the coding sequence ATGAAAGATACAAAGCAAGAAAGGGAACACATTGATCAATTAGAAGCTGAAACCGTGAATCAACACGCACATTCTCAGCATCAACAGGGATCCCATGGGACAACGCATAAGCATCCTATTGAAGACCATCGAAGTGATGTTCAGCATGCAGCTCATGCGCAACAGGATGCACATGAACAACATAAAACAGAAGACACGCGTCATGGGCAACCTAAGCAGCATGTAGACCATAGCCACCACCATAAGTCGCATGAAAGCCATGTAGATAACGAGCAAGACGGAGGCCATGAAAGTCACAGTCACGGTAATCACGATAATCACGGTAATCACGGTAGCCACGATCATCACGATCATCACGATCATCACGATCACCACGATTACCATAATCATCACGACCATCACGACCATCACTATCACCACGACCACCATGGCCATCATCACCATCATGGGAATTTTAAGGAAATCTTTCTGAAATCCTTGCCTTTGGCCATTCCTATTATGCTGCTGTCGCCAATGATGGGCTTGAAGTTACCTTTTCAATTTACCTTTCCTTATTCAGATATTCTGGTAGCGATTTTAGCAACGATTTTGTTCATTTATGGAGGCCGGCCTTTCTATACAGGGGCTATTGACGAGTTCAAGCAGAAATCGCCAGGCATGATGGCCCTTGTTACTATGGGAATTACGGTATCTTATGTATATAGTGTTTATGCGGTGTTCGCCCGCTATCTAATGGGTGAAGCGGTGATGGATTTCTTCTTTGAATTTGCCTCGCTTATTCTGATTATGCTTTTAGGGCATTGGATAGAGATGAAGGCGATTGGCGAAGCAGGGGATGCGCAGTCATCTCTGGCAGCCTTATTGCCAAAGGAAGCACAAGTAGAACAAGCGGATGGCTCCATTATCCCAAAACCTGTCGCAGAATTGGCCATTGGAGATATTGTTCGTGTCCAAGCTGGAGAGAATGTACCGGCAGATGGGCGAATCGTGCGCGGAGAATCGCGTATTAATGAAGCCTTATTGACGGGTGAATCGAAGCCGGTAGCTAAGCAAGCTGGAGATGAAGTTATTGGAGGGGCAACGAATGGGGAAGGGACGCTATTTGTTGAAGTAACAGAAACGGGCGACCAATCTTTTATTTCCCAAGTCCAACAGTTGGTTGCTTCAGCTCAGAATCAACCCTCTAGGGCGGAGAACTTGGCCCACCGAGTCTCTGGCTGGCTCTTCTACATTGCCCTTGCCGCAGCGATTATTGCCTTTGTTGCCTGGACAGCAATGGAAGGAGTCAGCTCAGGGGTGACCTATGCGGTTACAACTCTAGTCATTGCCTGTCCGCATGCTTTAGGTTTAGCTATTCCTCTAGTGGTCGCTCGCAGTACGAGCCTGGGAGCAGAGCGAGGTTTACTTGTGAAAGACCGGGAAGCACTAGAATTAACCACACAAGCAGACATTATGCTCTTAGACAAAACAGGAACCCTAACAACTGGCGAATTCAAGGTGTTGCAACTAGACGTCTTAGACGATACCCTCTCAGAAGAAGAGCTGCTGAGTTTATTAGCGGGTATCGAAGCAGGATCCAGTCATCCAATCGCCCAATCTATTATTAATTACGCAGAGAGCGAAGGCGTCGAAGCAGTCTCTTTTGACGAGATTGAAGTAGTTTCAGGTTCAGGGCTGGAAGGGAGCTATCAAGGTGAGCATTACCAACTCATTAGCCAGAAAGCTTATGGTAAAGGCTTAGCCATAGATCCGCCATCAGGCTCCACTGTCAGTATTCTAGTAAAAGGCGAAGAGGCCTTAGGTGCAGTAGCCCTTGGCGATGAGCTGAAAGAGACGACCTCGCACTTGATTCGTGTGCTCAAAGAGCAGGGAATTCAGCCTGTTATGGCAACGGGTGATAATGAAAGTGCCGCCAAAGTCGTCGCGGAAACCTTAGATATAACTTATTATGCCAACCAGTCTCCTGAAGACAAATACCAGCTCGTTGAACAGTATCAAGAAGAAAATCAGACAGTGATTATGGTTGGCGATGGGGTCAATGATGCGCCGTCTTTAGCACTAGCTGACGTAGGAATCGCGATTGGTGCAGGGACCCAAGTTGCCCTCGATTCCGCAGATGTCATCCTAACCCAATCGGAACCAGGTGATATTGAGGCCTTTATTGAATTATCATACAAAACCCAAGACAAAATGCGCCAGAACCTATGGTGGGGTGCAGGCTACAACTTCCTTGCCATCCCCTTAGCCGCTGGCTTACTCGCTCCTTTGGGTATAAGCTTAAGCCCAGCCATGGGCGCCATCCTCATGTCCCTTTCTACCGTTATTGTAGCCATTAACGCAATGACCCTTTCACTAGATGAGCAGTAA
- a CDS encoding peptidase U32 family protein has product MIKLIATAESVEQGTALLEAGVDRLIIGESEYGLRLPKTMTFEEMGELIDIAHQQDKEVVIAANAILHNDKINRARDYLQAVRAIHPDLLMVGDTGLIQIMKEPSYAFPYIYDAGVLVTSPGQVNFWAQFGAVGALVAREVPLVELRDMAPESNIPLMVQVYGATCIHQSGRPLLENYYNYVEKDTQDLKHEELFLSEPRKKETHYSIFQDSHGTHIYASDDLNLLPHLNTLKEIGIQEWYMDGIYTRGEAFVQIAQIFNQARKAIENKQWTEELAEELSAQVVRLHPENRELSTGFFFYDRETVQ; this is encoded by the coding sequence ATGATAAAGTTGATTGCAACAGCTGAATCAGTCGAACAAGGGACAGCCTTATTAGAGGCAGGTGTAGACCGCTTAATCATTGGTGAAAGTGAATACGGTTTACGCCTGCCGAAGACAATGACATTTGAAGAGATGGGAGAATTAATTGATATTGCCCATCAACAAGATAAAGAAGTGGTGATTGCTGCCAATGCTATACTCCACAATGACAAGATTAACCGAGCGAGGGATTACTTACAAGCAGTCCGCGCCATTCATCCTGACTTACTCATGGTTGGCGATACAGGTTTAATCCAAATTATGAAAGAGCCAAGCTATGCCTTCCCCTATATTTATGATGCGGGCGTACTTGTGACTAGTCCCGGGCAAGTGAATTTCTGGGCCCAGTTTGGGGCCGTCGGAGCCTTGGTTGCCCGTGAAGTACCCCTGGTTGAATTACGCGACATGGCACCGGAGTCAAACATTCCCCTCATGGTGCAAGTTTACGGGGCGACCTGCATCCACCAAAGTGGGCGTCCACTCTTGGAAAATTACTATAATTATGTCGAGAAGGATACCCAGGACTTAAAGCACGAAGAGCTTTTCCTATCTGAACCGCGTAAGAAAGAGACCCACTACTCTATTTTCCAAGATAGTCATGGCACGCACATCTATGCTAGCGATGACTTGAATCTACTTCCTCATTTAAATACTTTAAAGGAAATTGGCATCCAAGAATGGTATATGGATGGCATTTACACTCGGGGAGAAGCTTTTGTGCAAATTGCTCAAATCTTCAACCAAGCCCGTAAGGCCATTGAAAATAAGCAATGGACGGAGGAGCTAGCCGAGGAATTGAGTGCCCAAGTCGTCCGATTACATCCAGAAAACCGTGAACTTTCTACTGGTTTCTTCTTCTATGACCGAGAAACCGTCCAATAA
- a CDS encoding peptidase U32 family protein — MTETLTTLKRPELLAPAGTLEKLKIAVHYGADAVYIGGEAYGLRSRAGNFDFDEMREGVEFAHSYGAKVYVATNMVTHPGDEQGSGEFFRTIRDIGVDAIIISDPALIHICATEAPGLEMHLSTQQSAVNYETLNFWQDYGLTRCVLGREVSMEEIAEICAKTDVEIEAFIHGAMCISYSGRCTLSNHMENRDANRGGCCQSCRWRYGLFEMPQLDTRIMKGRGEEGTNIKEPFSMSAVDLGMIEHIPDIIENGIDSLKIEGRMKSIHYVSTVVNVYRRAIDSYLEDPASYELKQEWVDEIWKAAQRELATGFFYDTPSEDEQLFGKRRRIQQYQFVGQVLDYDETTQIATIQQRNLFEVGDTIEFYGPGMRHHEQTLEAMVNEDDEAIERAPHAMMIVKMKVNQPVKPHDMIRKAR, encoded by the coding sequence ATGACTGAAACATTAACAACATTAAAACGACCTGAACTTTTAGCACCAGCTGGAACACTCGAGAAATTGAAAATTGCCGTTCATTACGGGGCTGATGCAGTCTATATTGGTGGCGAAGCTTATGGACTGAGAAGTCGGGCGGGTAACTTTGACTTTGATGAAATGCGTGAGGGAGTTGAATTCGCTCACAGCTACGGAGCGAAAGTTTATGTAGCCACGAACATGGTCACCCATCCGGGGGATGAACAAGGTTCGGGTGAATTCTTCCGTACAATTCGTGATATTGGAGTTGATGCGATTATCATCTCAGACCCTGCCTTGATTCATATTTGCGCCACAGAAGCACCAGGCTTGGAAATGCACTTATCGACTCAACAATCGGCTGTCAACTATGAAACGTTGAATTTCTGGCAAGATTACGGCCTAACCCGCTGTGTGCTTGGCCGTGAGGTCTCTATGGAAGAGATTGCTGAAATCTGCGCTAAAACGGACGTAGAAATTGAAGCCTTCATTCACGGGGCAATGTGTATCTCATATTCAGGCCGTTGTACCTTGTCTAACCATATGGAGAACCGCGATGCAAACCGGGGAGGTTGCTGCCAATCTTGCCGTTGGCGTTATGGGCTTTTTGAGATGCCTCAGTTGGATACGCGTATTATGAAGGGACGTGGCGAAGAAGGCACAAATATTAAAGAACCATTCTCCATGAGTGCAGTAGATTTAGGGATGATTGAACATATCCCAGACATTATCGAAAATGGGATTGATTCCTTGAAAATCGAAGGACGGATGAAGTCGATTCATTACGTTTCAACTGTGGTGAACGTCTATCGTCGGGCCATTGATAGCTACTTAGAAGACCCGGCAAGTTATGAACTCAAGCAAGAATGGGTTGACGAAATCTGGAAAGCTGCCCAACGTGAACTCGCCACCGGCTTCTTTTACGATACGCCAAGCGAGGATGAACAGCTCTTTGGTAAGCGTCGTCGCATTCAACAGTATCAATTTGTCGGCCAAGTATTAGACTATGATGAAACGACCCAAATCGCGACAATCCAACAACGTAATCTCTTTGAAGTTGGAGACACGATTGAATTCTACGGACCAGGCATGCGCCACCATGAGCAAACCCTCGAAGCGATGGTCAATGAAGACGATGAAGCGATTGAACGTGCCCCACACGCGATGATGATTGTGAAGATGAAAGTAAATCAGCCAGTTAAGCCGCACGATATGATTCGCAAAGCCCGTTAA
- a CDS encoding metallophosphoesterase family protein, with amino-acid sequence MKFLHLTDTHYLKSDHEAAQQMLKQLAKQVAFECLDFVVHTGDLTNDGDEADYQALKDLMEATFPKDLPIYYCLGNHDLKRDYNKVFEGNDTSDLHYFTVNHRGYRIIILDTSIEGLHDGEVKGDQAEWLFQELSEPSEKGTLIFQHHPYGIGWAEGEAECKVETGFFDRLKQSDVLAIFTGHLHMQRNSLVEGIPQYSANSTRFGITLYKEQLWISDRTGYSLVSVSDGLIDYYPEILVPNQTPIDKYLG; translated from the coding sequence ATGAAGTTTTTACATCTTACTGATACGCATTATCTCAAAAGTGACCACGAAGCGGCCCAGCAAATGCTGAAGCAACTCGCTAAGCAAGTAGCTTTTGAATGTTTGGATTTTGTTGTTCATACTGGAGATTTAACTAATGACGGCGATGAAGCAGATTATCAAGCTTTAAAAGATTTGATGGAAGCTACCTTTCCTAAGGATTTACCGATTTATTATTGCTTAGGCAACCATGACTTGAAACGGGATTATAATAAAGTATTTGAAGGTAACGATACTAGCGACTTGCATTACTTTACTGTCAATCACCGTGGTTACCGGATTATTATTCTCGATACGAGTATTGAAGGCTTACATGACGGAGAAGTGAAAGGGGATCAGGCAGAATGGTTATTCCAAGAGCTTAGCGAACCGAGCGAAAAAGGGACATTGATTTTCCAACACCATCCTTACGGCATTGGCTGGGCTGAAGGTGAGGCTGAGTGTAAAGTCGAAACCGGCTTCTTTGACCGCCTGAAGCAAAGCGACGTCTTAGCAATTTTTACCGGACATCTACATATGCAAAGAAATTCCCTCGTAGAAGGCATTCCACAATATAGTGCTAATTCCACCCGTTTCGGGATTACGCTCTACAAAGAGCAATTGTGGATTAGCGACCGAACGGGCTATTCCTTGGTCAGTGTTTCGGATGGTCTCATTGATTACTACCCAGAAATCCTTGTGCCCAATCAAACACCGATTGATAAATATTTAGGCTAA